One segment of Gemmatimonadota bacterium DNA contains the following:
- a CDS encoding cupredoxin family copper-binding protein has translation MLWRLGGGLVGLGAVALSLACYSERGATGPSGGACRVALDPGQFGSVLVAIEGFAFRQTPVHVGAGGKITWVNCETDGTPHTATADGGAWDSGQLDPEGTYTATFAAAGTYDYHCDLHPGMTAQVIVDP, from the coding sequence ATGCTCTGGAGACTCGGCGGCGGGCTGGTCGGGCTGGGCGCGGTGGCGCTCTCGCTGGCCTGCTACAGCGAACGCGGGGCCACGGGCCCCTCCGGCGGCGCCTGCCGGGTGGCGCTCGACCCCGGCCAGTTCGGCTCGGTGCTCGTGGCCATCGAGGGATTCGCCTTCCGGCAGACGCCGGTGCACGTGGGCGCCGGCGGGAAGATCACCTGGGTCAATTGCGAAACGGACGGCACGCCCCACACCGCCACCGCGGACGGCGGCGCCTGGGACTCGGGCCAGCTCGACCCGGAAGGCACCTATACCGCGACCTTCGCGGCCGCGGGGACCTATGACTACCACTGCGACCTGCATCCCGGCATGACCGCCCAGGTGATCGTCGACCCCTAG
- a CDS encoding DUF983 domain-containing protein, protein MTLLAGFGRALRLRCPACGGHPLFRGWLRMVERCPRCGLRTERGEQGYVVGAYMFNIMAAELIWAALFLAAVWATWPAPPWDALTWGGGALMLAMPFLCYPFSKTVFLAFDLAFRPPTDTGDAP, encoded by the coding sequence GTGACGCTGCTGGCCGGGTTCGGGCGGGCGCTCCGGCTCCGCTGCCCCGCGTGCGGCGGGCATCCGCTGTTCCGCGGCTGGCTCCGCATGGTGGAGCGCTGCCCCCGCTGCGGGCTGCGCACCGAGCGGGGGGAGCAGGGCTACGTGGTGGGGGCCTACATGTTCAACATCATGGCCGCCGAGCTCATCTGGGCGGCGCTGTTCCTGGCCGCCGTGTGGGCCACCTGGCCCGCGCCCCCCTGGGACGCGCTCACCTGGGGCGGCGGGGCGCTCATGCTCGCCATGCCCTTCCTCTGTTATCCGTTCAGCAAGACGGTCTTCCTGGCCTTTGACCTTGCCTTCCGGCCGCCGACCGACACCGGAGACGCGCCATGA
- a CDS encoding VOC family protein: MKKGSQGLHHITAIAGDPRRNLAFYAGTLGLRFVKRTVNFDDPGTYHFYFGDRLGHPGTLLTFFPWAGARPGRPGAGQAVMASYAIPHGATDYWAERLAALGVAGLHRRERFGAPELRFTDPDGMGLALVERDAPRGEPWPGSPVPGATQITGLAGTTLRLRGADATALLLTELLGFRALGEDAGVLRLESPDGSTADLLRDPDAGGGTMGAGTIHHVAWRAADEADQARLRAEILGRALGVTPVVDRQYFRSIYFREPGGVLFEVATDGPGFLVDEAEATLGATLRLPPEYESQREAIAAALPALEVPA, encoded by the coding sequence ATGAAGAAGGGCAGTCAGGGGTTGCACCACATCACCGCCATCGCGGGCGATCCACGGCGCAACCTCGCGTTCTACGCCGGCACCCTCGGGCTCCGGTTCGTCAAGCGGACCGTGAACTTCGATGATCCCGGCACCTATCACTTCTACTTCGGGGACCGCCTGGGACATCCCGGCACCCTGCTCACGTTCTTCCCCTGGGCCGGGGCGCGCCCCGGCCGCCCCGGCGCCGGGCAGGCCGTGATGGCGAGCTACGCGATTCCCCATGGCGCGACGGACTACTGGGCGGAGCGGCTGGCCGCCCTGGGCGTCGCCGGGCTGCACCGGCGCGAGCGCTTCGGTGCACCGGAGCTGCGGTTCACCGACCCGGATGGCATGGGCCTGGCCCTCGTCGAGCGGGACGCGCCGCGCGGCGAGCCCTGGCCGGGGAGCCCCGTCCCCGGGGCCACGCAGATCACCGGGCTGGCGGGGACCACCCTCCGGCTCCGGGGGGCTGACGCGACGGCCCTGCTGCTGACCGAGCTCCTCGGGTTCCGTGCGCTGGGGGAGGACGCAGGGGTGCTCCGTCTGGAGAGCCCCGATGGCTCCACCGCTGACCTGCTGCGCGATCCCGATGCCGGTGGCGGCACCATGGGCGCCGGGACCATCCACCATGTGGCCTGGCGTGCCGCCGACGAGGCCGACCAGGCGCGCCTGCGCGCCGAGATCCTGGGCCGCGCCCTGGGGGTCACCCCGGTCGTCGACCGGCAGTACTTCCGCTCGATCTACTTCCGCGAGCCCGGCGGCGTGCTCTTCGAGGTGGCCACCGACGGCCCCGGGTTCCTGGTGGACGAGGCGGAGGCCACCCTCGGCGCCACCCTGCGGCTCCCGCCGGAGTACGAGTCGCAGCGCGAGGCGATCGCCGCGGCCCTCCCCGCGCTGGAGGTGCCGGCGTGA
- a CDS encoding MarR family transcriptional regulator: MPPRVTLQRLHARDPATMLALLTFIKLRRAGNTINAILAAPLVKEHNLTESQFGVLEALWHVGPMAQARLCEKLLVSGSNLTTVIDNLEKRGLVVRGPNPDDRRAYLVRLAPKGEALIAKAFPPHAARVTRLLGVLTQSEQRQLGTLCRKLGLSHKE, from the coding sequence ATGCCGCCGCGCGTCACCCTGCAGCGCCTCCATGCCCGCGACCCCGCCACCATGCTGGCGCTGCTCACGTTCATCAAGCTGCGGCGCGCGGGGAACACCATCAACGCCATCCTCGCGGCGCCGCTGGTCAAGGAGCACAACCTCACCGAGTCGCAGTTCGGGGTGCTCGAGGCGCTGTGGCACGTGGGCCCCATGGCCCAGGCCCGCTTGTGCGAGAAGCTGCTGGTGAGCGGCAGCAACCTTACCACCGTGATCGACAACCTCGAGAAGCGCGGGCTGGTGGTGCGCGGCCCCAATCCCGATGACCGCCGGGCCTACCTGGTCCGGCTCGCCCCGAAGGGCGAGGCGCTCATCGCCAAGGCCTTCCCCCCGCACGCCGCCCGCGTCACCCGGCTGCTCGGCGTGCTCACCCAGTCCGAGCAGCGGCAGCTCGGCACGCTCTGCCGGAAGCTGGGCCTCTCCCACAAGGAGTAG
- a CDS encoding sigma-54-dependent Fis family transcriptional regulator yields the protein MSQKPSVLVIDDESGILDTLRILLKKEGFEVTTAQGGKAGLEAIKAGTHDIVLTDVRMPQVTGLDILAAAREQDAMTPVILMTAQASLQTAIAAVNAGAYYYIQKPFANDELVAILRRACEYRAVRVENKHLKQEIKRRDKAGVGRPIGKSRRFLDVLKLAEQVSPTDSTVLIQGESGTGKEVIAKFIHNMSNRTEGPFLSINCGALPENLLESELFGHVKGSFTGAVRDKQGLFAAARGGSFFLDEVGEMPPALQVKLLRVLQEREAIPVGATEAIPVDVRIIAATNRDLEEEARRGRFRSDLFYRLNVITIHLPPLRDRREDILLLVESFLQRLSSDNNAEPKALAAEALDAVMVYDWPGNVRELENALEHAWVLTRGDTIDNAALPERITRRKKEPLVAERSYPNPTLEVIERAYIMYVLQAEGGNKTRAAEVLGIDPSTLYRKLSRYEEQQAPPV from the coding sequence ATGAGTCAGAAGCCCTCGGTGCTGGTCATCGACGACGAGTCCGGCATCCTGGACACCCTGCGGATCCTGCTCAAGAAGGAAGGCTTCGAGGTCACCACGGCCCAGGGGGGGAAGGCGGGCCTGGAGGCGATCAAGGCCGGGACCCACGACATCGTCCTCACCGACGTGCGGATGCCCCAGGTCACCGGGCTCGACATCCTGGCCGCCGCCCGGGAGCAGGACGCCATGACGCCGGTCATCCTCATGACCGCGCAGGCCTCGCTGCAGACCGCCATCGCCGCCGTGAACGCCGGCGCCTACTACTACATCCAGAAGCCGTTCGCCAACGACGAGCTGGTGGCCATCCTGCGCCGCGCCTGCGAGTACCGCGCGGTGCGGGTGGAGAACAAGCACCTCAAGCAGGAGATCAAGCGCCGCGACAAGGCCGGCGTGGGGCGCCCCATCGGCAAGTCGCGCCGCTTCCTCGACGTGCTCAAGCTGGCCGAGCAGGTCTCGCCCACCGACTCGACCGTGCTCATCCAGGGCGAGAGCGGCACCGGCAAGGAAGTCATCGCCAAGTTCATCCACAACATGTCCAACCGCACCGAGGGCCCCTTCCTCAGCATCAACTGCGGCGCGCTGCCGGAGAACCTGCTGGAGAGCGAGCTGTTCGGGCACGTGAAGGGGTCGTTCACCGGCGCGGTGCGCGACAAGCAGGGCCTCTTCGCCGCCGCCCGGGGCGGGAGCTTCTTCCTCGACGAGGTGGGCGAGATGCCCCCCGCGCTCCAGGTGAAGCTGCTCCGGGTGCTGCAGGAGCGGGAGGCGATCCCCGTCGGCGCCACCGAGGCCATCCCGGTGGATGTGCGCATCATCGCGGCCACCAACCGCGACCTCGAGGAGGAGGCCCGCCGCGGCCGCTTCCGCTCCGACCTGTTCTACCGCCTCAACGTGATCACCATCCACCTCCCGCCCCTGCGCGACCGGCGCGAGGACATCCTGCTCCTGGTCGAGTCGTTCCTGCAGCGGCTGTCCAGCGACAACAACGCCGAGCCCAAGGCGCTCGCCGCCGAGGCGCTCGACGCGGTGATGGTGTATGACTGGCCGGGCAACGTCCGGGAGCTGGAGAACGCGCTGGAACACGCCTGGGTGCTCACCCGGGGCGACACCATCGACAACGCCGCCCTGCCGGAACGGATCACCCGGCGCAAGAAGGAGCCGCTGGTGGCGGAGCGCTCCTACCCCAACCCGACCCTCGAGGTGATCGAGCGGGCGTACATCATGTACGTGCTCCAGGCGGAGGGGGGGAACAAGACCCGGGCGGCCGAGGTGCTGGGCATCGACCCCTCCACCCTGTACCGCAAACTGTCGCGATATGAGGAACAACAGGCCCCCCCGGTCTGA
- a CDS encoding prepilin-type N-terminal cleavage/methylation domain-containing protein produces MPVRRGVTLAELLVALVLFGLVGALLARTGLAAERVARSHEERARLHAGFDAAAGFLHAELADLGPGDLLQAAPESLRYRATRGLAAACQVRADEVRLLRASLRADRMPQPGRDSVWLPLAPDDPRAADTAALVLPITSVTNSTCGGAAALALGTVIDTLAHPLHALPPGIGLRLFEVMQARLYASLGSGWLGARSVSAGEVVQPLAGPFTLPASRFAGWDSSGAPTLAAPLVRSLGAILAGARGQWPASAAPVAESTAVRIALANLP; encoded by the coding sequence GTGCCGGTGAGGCGCGGCGTCACCCTGGCCGAGCTGCTCGTGGCGCTCGTGTTGTTCGGGCTCGTGGGCGCGCTGCTGGCCCGGACCGGGCTCGCGGCGGAACGGGTGGCACGGAGCCACGAGGAACGCGCACGGCTCCATGCTGGCTTCGACGCCGCCGCCGGGTTCCTGCACGCCGAACTCGCGGATCTCGGCCCGGGGGACCTGCTGCAGGCGGCGCCCGAGTCGCTCCGCTACCGCGCCACCCGTGGCCTCGCCGCGGCCTGCCAGGTGCGAGCGGACGAGGTACGCCTGCTGCGCGCGAGCCTGCGGGCCGACCGGATGCCCCAGCCCGGCCGCGACAGCGTCTGGCTGCCCCTCGCCCCGGACGACCCGCGGGCGGCCGACACGGCCGCCCTGGTCCTGCCCATCACGTCGGTCACGAACAGCACCTGCGGCGGAGCCGCGGCCCTGGCCCTGGGCACGGTCATCGATACGCTGGCCCACCCGCTGCATGCCCTGCCCCCCGGGATCGGACTGCGCCTCTTCGAGGTGATGCAGGCCCGACTCTACGCCTCACTGGGCAGCGGCTGGCTTGGCGCGCGGTCGGTCAGCGCCGGGGAGGTGGTCCAGCCGCTCGCCGGCCCGTTCACCCTGCCGGCATCGCGATTCGCGGGCTGGGACTCGAGCGGCGCCCCGACGCTTGCCGCGCCCCTCGTCCGCTCGCTTGGCGCCATCCTCGCCGGTGCGCGGGGCCAGTGGCCGGCGAGCGCGGCGCCCGTGGCCGAGAGCACCGCCGTGCGGATTGCGCTGGCCAACCTGCCATGA
- a CDS encoding prepilin-type N-terminal cleavage/methylation domain-containing protein yields MNRKGFTLIELLIVVVIIGILAAIAIPKFANTKQKAIVASMKSDLRNLVTAQEAFFSDNNDYAGATTAAAQTNGTGGAGKVTFTPSTGNVLALTYVDAAGWKATMTNPAVTGSPATCGIFTGPAANAPNAAVTQEGSPACW; encoded by the coding sequence ATGAATCGCAAGGGCTTCACCCTGATCGAACTTCTCATCGTGGTGGTGATCATCGGCATCCTGGCCGCCATCGCGATCCCGAAGTTCGCCAACACCAAGCAGAAGGCGATCGTCGCCTCCATGAAGTCGGACCTGCGCAATCTGGTCACCGCGCAGGAAGCCTTCTTCTCGGACAACAACGACTACGCCGGCGCCACCACCGCGGCCGCGCAGACCAACGGCACCGGCGGCGCGGGCAAGGTGACCTTCACCCCGTCGACCGGCAACGTGCTGGCCCTGACGTACGTCGACGCCGCCGGCTGGAAGGCCACGATGACCAACCCGGCCGTGACCGGCAGCCCCGCGACCTGCGGCATCTTCACCGGCCCGGCCGCGAATGCGCCGAACGCCGCGGTGACCCAGGAAGGCTCGCCCGCCTGCTGGTAA
- a CDS encoding TIGR02453 family protein, translating to MTWTVYLVRCADRSLYTGIARDPARRLAAHNAGRGAAYTRARRPVRLVYQEAARDRPAALRREWALKQLSRPEKEALLMRPAPALTARFTGFRPAALTFLRQLARHNTRPWFEAHRAVYETEVRDPMRALVEEVDVHLAQVAPEITGDPKRSVFRIHRDVRFSRDKSPYKTHAACWFYHADAGKGVGSEAQGGGAGFYFHFAPGEFFLGAGIWMPPRPALARLREALSDDQEGFEAIVLAPAFRRRFGVLDTEAMLTRLPRGVKPDHPAARWLRHQSFTVGRALTESTARSPRLPGTLARDFAALTPFIRWLNGALGYASRTRRY from the coding sequence ATGACGTGGACCGTCTACCTGGTGCGCTGCGCGGACCGCTCGCTCTACACCGGGATCGCCCGCGACCCCGCGCGGCGGCTCGCGGCGCACAACGCCGGGCGGGGCGCGGCCTACACCCGCGCGCGGCGCCCGGTGCGCCTGGTGTACCAGGAGGCGGCCCGCGACCGCCCCGCGGCGCTCCGCCGCGAGTGGGCGCTCAAGCAACTCTCCCGCCCGGAGAAGGAAGCGCTGCTCATGCGACCCGCCCCCGCCCTCACCGCCCGGTTCACCGGCTTCCGGCCCGCCGCCCTCACCTTTCTGCGGCAGCTCGCGCGGCACAACACGCGGCCCTGGTTCGAGGCGCATCGCGCCGTCTACGAGACCGAGGTCCGCGACCCGATGCGGGCCCTGGTCGAGGAGGTGGACGTGCACCTGGCGCAGGTGGCCCCCGAGATCACCGGCGACCCGAAGCGGTCGGTGTTCCGGATCCACCGCGACGTCCGGTTTTCCCGGGACAAGTCGCCGTACAAGACCCACGCCGCCTGCTGGTTCTACCACGCCGATGCCGGCAAGGGCGTGGGCAGCGAAGCGCAGGGGGGCGGGGCGGGCTTCTACTTTCACTTTGCCCCGGGGGAGTTCTTCCTGGGGGCCGGCATCTGGATGCCGCCCCGCCCCGCGCTCGCGCGGCTGCGCGAGGCGCTCAGCGATGACCAGGAGGGCTTCGAGGCAATCGTCCTCGCGCCCGCCTTCCGCCGCCGGTTCGGCGTGCTCGACACCGAGGCGATGCTCACCCGCCTGCCACGCGGCGTGAAGCCCGACCATCCGGCGGCGCGCTGGCTGCGGCACCAGTCGTTCACGGTGGGACGGGCGCTCACCGAGTCGACGGCCCGCTCCCCCCGCCTGCCCGGCACGCTGGCCCGTGACTTCGCCGCCCTGACGCCCTTCATCCGCTGGCTCAACGGGGCACTGGGCTACGCCTCCCGCACCCGGCGGTACTGA
- a CDS encoding cupredoxin family copper-binding protein: MRWRVFGCLLALGLAGPLAGQGGLDRTPNLSGDWVVPPGTVQFNFLHRFVRGPGPVRKVSNVPTFLLATSVARGTLVGVSYSTNSALAASYPNEWEFFLRAQPLTQARGFPVDVGAQVGWNVAADGADGELSLARRAGPFRLLAVGRVLADPDASGAQFAYGGGAALRLTRHLALVGDLATLADRDAARGEKAAWSAGFTVAIPNTPHTLSLHATNTSTGTLQGASRGAARVRYGFEFTIPITLARYFRRAPVPPAPAPVAAGAEPAGEVPSGPVTGALLRTTMTGLRFAEGLLEIARGTTVEWRNDDAVIHTVTADAGGFDSASLASGQAWRFTFTRPGTYAYHCTTHPFMQGKVVVK, encoded by the coding sequence ATGCGATGGCGCGTGTTCGGCTGCCTGCTGGCGCTCGGCCTGGCCGGCCCGCTCGCGGGGCAGGGTGGGCTCGATCGCACGCCCAACCTCTCGGGCGACTGGGTGGTGCCCCCGGGCACGGTGCAGTTCAACTTCCTGCACCGCTTTGTCCGCGGTCCGGGGCCGGTGCGGAAGGTCAGCAACGTCCCGACCTTCCTGCTGGCCACCTCGGTGGCGCGCGGGACGCTGGTGGGCGTCAGCTACTCCACCAACAGCGCCCTCGCAGCGTCGTACCCGAATGAGTGGGAGTTCTTCCTGCGGGCCCAGCCGCTCACCCAGGCGCGCGGGTTCCCGGTGGACGTGGGCGCCCAGGTGGGCTGGAACGTTGCCGCCGATGGCGCGGACGGCGAGCTCAGCCTGGCCCGGCGGGCCGGTCCGTTCCGGCTGCTCGCGGTGGGGCGGGTGCTCGCCGATCCGGACGCGAGCGGCGCGCAGTTCGCCTACGGGGGCGGGGCCGCGCTGCGCCTGACGAGGCACCTGGCGCTGGTGGGGGACCTCGCCACGCTCGCCGACCGGGACGCGGCCCGGGGCGAGAAGGCGGCGTGGAGCGCGGGCTTCACCGTGGCCATCCCGAACACGCCGCACACCCTCTCGCTCCACGCCACCAACACCAGCACCGGCACCCTGCAGGGAGCCTCCCGCGGCGCCGCACGGGTGCGCTACGGCTTCGAGTTCACCATTCCCATCACCCTGGCGCGCTACTTCCGGCGCGCGCCGGTCCCGCCGGCCCCCGCGCCGGTGGCGGCGGGGGCAGAGCCCGCGGGCGAGGTGCCTTCGGGGCCCGTGACCGGCGCCCTCCTCCGGACCACCATGACCGGGCTCCGCTTTGCCGAGGGCCTGCTCGAGATTGCCCGCGGCACCACGGTGGAGTGGCGGAACGACGATGCGGTGATCCACACCGTCACCGCCGACGCTGGCGGCTTCGACTCGGCATCCCTCGCGAGCGGCCAGGCCTGGCGCTTCACGTTCACCCGTCCCGGCACCTACGCCTACCACTGCACGACCCATCCCTTCATGCAGGGGAAGGTCGTGGTGAAGTGA
- a CDS encoding alpha/beta hydrolase, whose product MTTHDFQHRYLPGRSGRTLLLLHGTGGDEDSLLPLGRALDPEAGLLAPRGRVLEGRMPRFFRRLAEGVFDLEDLHRRTTELAGFIRAAAREYGFAPERLTAVGFSNGANIAASLLLADPAVLPAAVLLRAMVPFEPAAVPQLEGHRIWIGAGRADPIVPPEHGERLAALFRRGGADVTLDWRDAGHNLVPEEIAAAAQWLGPA is encoded by the coding sequence GTGACCACCCACGACTTCCAGCACCGCTACCTGCCGGGCCGCAGCGGCCGCACGTTGCTCCTGCTGCATGGCACCGGCGGCGACGAGGACAGCCTGCTCCCGCTGGGGCGTGCCCTCGACCCCGAGGCGGGGCTGCTCGCGCCGCGGGGCCGGGTGCTCGAGGGGCGGATGCCGCGCTTCTTCCGGCGGCTGGCCGAGGGGGTCTTCGACCTCGAGGACCTGCACCGGCGCACCACCGAGCTCGCCGGGTTCATCCGCGCGGCGGCGCGGGAGTACGGCTTCGCGCCGGAGCGCCTGACGGCCGTGGGCTTCTCCAACGGCGCGAACATCGCCGCGAGTCTGCTGCTGGCGGACCCGGCGGTGCTCCCCGCCGCCGTGCTGCTCCGGGCGATGGTGCCCTTCGAACCCGCGGCGGTGCCGCAACTCGAGGGGCACCGGATCTGGATCGGTGCCGGCCGCGCCGACCCGATCGTGCCACCGGAGCACGGCGAACGGCTCGCCGCGCTGTTTCGCCGGGGTGGGGCGGACGTCACGCTCGACTGGCGGGACGCGGGCCACAACCTGGTGCCGGAGGAAATTGCCGCGGCGGCGCAGTGGTTGGGGCCGGCCTAG
- a CDS encoding PAS domain S-box protein has translation MTPPSLLTAQRALPNPRTLLWWVLGGRLVAVSVLLVLALGSWAEQPGMTGLAAGTAAYAVVLALYATWVLRRPAAAAGDVFHGLQASADVVVITALVHGAGPASGVPSLYILVLAVYALLMSFSGGLVVAFAIVLGYFVASMLPEPGRPGFAFWAQVGVFVTAYVLVGALAGRLRAAGEERESLASELRRVRLEADDILRNIRSGVMTVDDAGRLAFINPMAERLLQIDGESVIGLPVLDKLKLRSPELWAAIVAAIRHGRKVSRGEGTVLHEDGRIFPIGLSTTTFERDSDGRPSVTAIFTDISDLKKLNELNLRAERLEAVAALSASLAHEIRNPLASIRSSVEQLARSAHGDEDDRYLAQLIVRESDRLSRLLSEFLDFARVRATEFVPVDLQAVVTAAARLVREHPDCRPDVEIRVQGARTVLDGDEDLLHRVVANLVLNAVQAARGPTVIHVTTRPAKLAELPGGCSIEQPVCLEVRDDGPGIPEELRDRLFEPFVTGRVGGTGLGLAIVQRAVEAHRGMVLVDTAPGQGTTFTIFFPARRSTEEAA, from the coding sequence ATGACCCCACCCTCGCTCCTCACCGCGCAGCGCGCCCTGCCCAACCCGCGCACCCTCCTCTGGTGGGTGCTGGGCGGGCGGCTGGTGGCCGTCAGCGTCCTGCTGGTCCTGGCGCTGGGCAGCTGGGCAGAGCAGCCCGGCATGACCGGGCTCGCCGCCGGCACCGCCGCCTACGCCGTGGTGCTCGCCCTCTACGCCACCTGGGTGCTGCGGCGTCCCGCCGCCGCCGCGGGCGACGTCTTCCATGGCCTGCAGGCCTCCGCCGACGTCGTGGTCATCACCGCGCTGGTGCACGGCGCCGGGCCCGCGAGCGGCGTCCCCTCGCTCTATATCCTGGTGCTCGCGGTCTACGCGCTGCTCATGTCGTTCAGCGGCGGGCTGGTGGTGGCCTTCGCAATCGTCCTGGGCTACTTCGTGGCCAGCATGCTCCCCGAGCCGGGCCGCCCCGGGTTCGCGTTCTGGGCCCAGGTGGGCGTCTTCGTCACCGCCTACGTGCTGGTGGGCGCCCTCGCCGGCCGGCTGCGCGCCGCCGGGGAGGAGCGGGAGTCGCTGGCGAGCGAGCTCCGCCGGGTGCGGCTCGAGGCCGACGACATCCTGCGCAACATCCGCTCCGGTGTCATGACCGTCGACGACGCCGGCCGCCTCGCGTTCATCAACCCGATGGCCGAGCGGCTGCTGCAGATCGACGGCGAGAGCGTGATCGGCCTGCCGGTGCTCGACAAGCTCAAGCTCCGCTCCCCCGAGCTCTGGGCCGCGATCGTCGCCGCCATCCGGCACGGGCGCAAGGTGAGCCGGGGCGAGGGCACGGTGCTGCACGAGGACGGCCGGATCTTCCCGATCGGCCTCTCCACCACCACCTTCGAGCGCGACAGCGACGGCCGCCCCTCCGTCACCGCCATCTTCACCGACATCTCCGACCTCAAGAAGCTCAACGAGCTCAACCTCCGCGCCGAGCGGCTGGAGGCGGTCGCGGCACTCTCCGCCTCGCTGGCGCACGAGATCCGCAACCCGCTCGCCTCGATCCGCTCCAGCGTGGAGCAGCTGGCCCGGTCCGCCCACGGCGACGAGGATGACCGCTACCTGGCCCAGCTGATCGTGCGGGAAAGCGACCGGCTCTCCCGTCTGCTCTCGGAGTTCCTGGACTTTGCCCGGGTGCGCGCCACCGAGTTCGTGCCGGTGGACCTGCAGGCGGTGGTCACCGCCGCCGCCCGGCTGGTGCGTGAGCACCCCGACTGCCGCCCCGACGTCGAGATCCGGGTGCAGGGCGCCCGCACCGTGCTCGACGGTGACGAGGACCTGCTGCACCGGGTGGTGGCCAACCTGGTCCTCAACGCCGTCCAGGCGGCCCGCGGTCCCACCGTCATCCACGTCACCACCCGCCCCGCCAAGCTGGCGGAGCTGCCCGGCGGCTGCAGCATCGAGCAGCCGGTCTGCCTCGAGGTCCGCGACGACGGCCCCGGGATCCCGGAGGAACTCCGCGACCGGCTGTTCGAGCCCTTCGTCACCGGGCGGGTGGGCGGCACCGGGCTGGGCCTGGCGATCGTGCAGCGGGCCGTCGAGGCCCACCGCGGCATGGTGCTGGTGGACACGGCCCCGGGGCAGGGCACTACCTTTACCATCTTCTTTCCCGCCCGACGCTCCACGGAGGAAGCGGCATGA